Below is a genomic region from Spirosoma radiotolerans.
CCGACCACGTGCCGTAGGTACAAAACCATTTGTTCGATTGCGTACCTAAGCACGAATGGCTTATTCATTAGACTATTTTTCTACAAACATTCCGTACCTACGGCACTGAATCGATTCATGATCAATAGAAAAGCCCATGCTTCGCGTTACGTTGATTTATAGGTGGTATTTGGTATAAATATCTGATAACCAATAGTATTTATGGCGGGCGGCACAGAGCCATAGCCACCGTTCAGCCCCTTTTCTTTTACCGTCTACTGCAGTCCAGGCGGAATGACGAGCCGGGCAATTGAGCCTGCACGGCGCTCATTCCTGTAAACCGAATAAAAAAGATAGCCACTTCTTTTGACAGTATGGCTAGATACTTGCTAGACCGATTTGCTTAGCAAAAAAAGACCTGCAATAATGGCGCAACAGTTTATTTTACCTACAAAAATAGCGCTCATTCGTATTGGCGAATTGAACTATTCAAGACATTAATTGGCAGCTTTTGTGATTTAATTCCGCTTTTTGAATTCAATTTTAATCGCCTATTTCACGCCTATTTGTCTAAAAATTATCTGTATCGGCTTATCTAAGCATTTGTATCTAGAAAATACTGCATTCATATCAAGTTTTCTCCTTTTCGTTGCTTAAACTACACTGAGCGTAAAGTGTGCGCTCTAATTTGCTTATTAATCTAGTAATTATTGCCTATTCGATGTCGGCAATGACCGAGTTCAATTAGTTAAAAATGCTTTTTTCAAACTGCCGGGTTACTTATGTTATGGACGTCCGTCTTTAATAGATGTAATTCCGGCGGGATGATTTTTTGGCTATTCTTTACATCGGACTGATGCAAAAAAGGCTATCAAATTTTAATGACTAAATGCCACAAATCATCTGTAACTACATCACGTTGACCGTATCTGTATGAAATTAAAACTTTACTTCCTCATATTTCTGGTCCTGGGCGCTGTGTCGGGTGCGTTTGCCCAGAAAGGTAGGTTTTCAGTCCGTTTTGCGGTAAAATCGCTCGACTGCGTAACCGGAAAGGTGGTCATCCGAGTGGATGTTAAATCCAGTTCGACAGATAGTACATTTCTGATGGGTGATGCCAATTACCGATTCGATTATGACTCTCAGGTAATTAAAAACCCGGCTATTGTCAGCCAGGAAAATTACGCCAGTGTAGCCCCCGCCAGCGATACCCGATACAACCCACAAAACCTGAACGGGAGTACCGCCGGACCCACGCTGGGTACCGTTTCACTCAATACCACCTATGGCGGGTCCGGAACCGGAGCGAAACTCGTGCCCACCACCTGGACCACCGTTTCCTGCATTCAGTTCGATATTGTCAACACAAGCCTGGTTACCTCCAATTGCTTTGGCCTGCGCTGGCATACCGATACCACCTTCCCCGTGACGGGCATGAATGAATACATTGCCGACGCAACGAATTCGGCTGGCTACCGACTGGTCAACGTTACCTCCAGCAAATACTTTGGCAACATCCAGGTCTGTATTCCCGACTATTGCGCCGTTAAAGCAAACGACGATGTCAATTCTACCACCGTTGGGGTGCCCGTGTCGGGCAATGTAGTCACCAACGATGTAGGCGCACCACTGGTGGTCACCACGGCTCCCGTCATTGGCCCCAAAAATGGCAGCGTTGTGCTCAACGCCGATGGCACCTATACCTATACGCCCAACCCAGGGTATGTGGGAAAAGACAGCATACGGTATCAGGTTTGCAAACAACAGAATCCAACCCTGTGCGATCAGGCCTGGCTGCGAATCACCATAACTCAGCCCCCCGTTACCACCATCAACCTGTCGTTGAAGAAAACCGTGAGTAACACCACACCAGCCATCAATGATGTCATTTCCTATTCCGTTGTCGTAACCAACAGCAGCACGAATAACGCAACCGGGGTGGCCGTGAAAGATACGCTGCCTGCCGGGGTAGTCTATCAGTCAGCTACCGGCGACGGTAGTTATAACGCCACCACCGGCCTCTGGACCATTGGCGCCATTGCTGCCAACGGGAAAGCGACCTTAGTGGTAACCGTGCGGGTGAGTGCCGAAGGAACCTGGTTCAATAAAGCCCAGGTGAGCAAAGCCGATCAGACCGATCTGAACTCGACGCCCGACAACAACAACCCCGCCGAAGACGACCAGAGCATTGCCTGCTTTGCGGTCCCGGTTAGCTTCTGCGAAGGAGACGTATATCAGCTATCGTTACCGGCTGGATACGGGGGCATTCAGTGGTTTAAAAACGGTGTCGCCATTCCGGGGGCAACGGCATCGACCTACAACGTGACCGCCCTGGGCAGTTACAGCTTCACCTCCACAACAAACGCGTGCCCCACTCAGGGCTGCTGCCCCGTGCTGTTTGTGGCGGGTAACTGCTGCAAACCGAATACCTGTATCCCGTTCGTGATTACACAAACCAAGCGAGGAAGCCGGGTAATCCGCTAAACGGATAGGCGTATCAGGGAAAAGCAGAAATCCGCTACCATCCTGCACCTGTCATCGAGTGTGAAAGATGAAACCAAGTAAAATCAAGACACAACCAATGAAAACCATGATCAAGTATAGCCTTCTATTGCTGGTAGTTATCGCCAGCACACTAGCGACCCAGGCCCAAGTGAAAATCGGGTCCAATCCAACGGTTATTGAACCGCAATCGAACCTGGAAGTCGAAGCATCCACTCCAAACCGGCAGGTGAAAGTCGATAAAACGACTGGACAATTGACCATTAAAGACGGGACGGAAGGGGTCGGAAAAATATTGACTTCTGATGCTGTTGGGGGAGCAAGCTGGCAAAAAATTAGCTCGAATACTATTGATCAATTGCCAAAAATGAGGATAACAGGTGGAAACACACCAGTATTTACTTCTAATTTCCAATCCCAAGAGGTACAATATACTACCATTGATTACTCAGAAGGAGGGATGTCAAAAGTCGGAAATGGTTTACGAGTACCGACTACTGGATATTACCAACTAAATACCATAACGGGCTTTCAAAACGGTGCAGGATGTACAGACGCAAATGCTCTCATTGCAACTTCCCTGACTTTATATGTTAATGGTACTGCATTAAATCCCCTTGTTTTCGCAGGGAATAATCTCCTGCCAAGACGTGGTGGTGGTTGGACCAACGCAATTAATGAACTTTTACATTTGAATGCAAATGACGTTGTTACCATTAAAGCCACGTATTCGATCAATTACGAACCTGTCGGCTGTGCTACTAACATCTATACAGGTTCAATGTCTTTGTACTATGTGCCTTAATGTGAAAGTAATGACTACAGCTGGGCCTGCTGTTTTGGTATAGGTTCGAAATTACAAATGCTTGCGCAATCATTCAAGTATCTGCTGATGGTCTAACCCATCAGCGATTCAACGCCCCTACGCTGGTAAACGGGGCAACACGTTCTTTTGAATATCCAGCTAAAAACAGTCATTACGTAGTAGAAAATAAAGTTGTTAACTCGTAGATCAGGGGATGGGAAATTTTACCAGCAAACACAAATGGGGCGCTTTCATGGCCATTGTGTTGACCGTCATAAGCCAGCTCGTCCAGGCGCAATCCGGCAGCACGGGCAGCACCTTCGTCCATACCGGCGGTGAAATGGGCATTTTCGGGCAGCACAATTTCATGAACGGCAGCGGAACCATCAGCGCCGGGATTATCGGCTCCGAGCGGCAACCGGCCATCGGTGTCTACAGCTTCGTCAACCCCAACGGCAGTTGGGTCGGAGCTACCGATCAGGCGTTTGTCGACGGCTATGTGCGTACCTATAACTCCGGTGCGTTTACCTTCCCCATCGGCGATAATAACAAATACCGCCCGGCGGCCGTGTCAGCTTCTTCGGCGGCAGCGCCCACCACGGCGGCCTACTACGGCGTCGATCCGGGCCTGGCTACCACCAGCGATCTGAAAGGGGGCACCTACGGCATTCTGCCCGGTGGAGGCCCGGCTTTCCCCACCACTTCGAAGGCAGCCAACGTGGGCGTAGTCGATAACGTCGAATACTGGGACATCGACGGCACCACCCCGGCTAAAATCACCCTCACCTGGGATACCAACACGCCCATTAATGCCATGACGGGCGGTAATCTGAATCAATTGACCATTGTAGGCTGGGACGGTACCCAGTGGGTCAATATTCCCTCGACCTACGACGCGATCCCCCTGAGCTTATCCACCAGCGCGAGTGCCTTTACCGGATCGCCCAGTTCCCTAACGGCGGGCTCGATTACTACCAGCGCGGCCATTGTGCCGGGTTCCTACACGGTCTATACGCTGGCAGGAGCCCAGCCCTGTAACCTGACCGTCACGGCATCGGCCAGCAACACGTCGGTTTGTCCGGGCGGAACGGCTACCCTTGGCGTTGCGGTGTCGGGTAATACGGGTTCCGTTACGTACAGTTGGACTGGTCCGAACGGGTTTACCAGTAGCCTGCAAAATCCATCCGTCACAAACATTCAGGCAAGCGGAGACGGTAACACGGCCATTTACTCCGTTCTGGTAACGGACGCCAACAGTTGTACGGCCGTTCAGACGGTAGCCGTTGCAGTGCAACGTCCCGCCGTGACCATCAGCAGCAACAGTCCGCAATGCGCGGGAAATACCTTATCGTTCTCGGCCACCAGCGGGATGAGTTCGTACAGTTGGACGGGACCAAACGGTTTTGCCAGCAGCCAGCAAAACCCCAGCCTTCCCAACGCTACTACGGCGGCTTCAGGGAGTTATACGCTGGCGGTGACGAATTCAACGGGTTGTACAGCCAGCTTCGTCACCAGTGCCACCATTGCGACGCAACCCAGCCTGACCATAGCCGCCGGGCCGAGCCTGACGATCTGTTCAGGACAAAGCACGACACTGGCGGTAAGTGGGAACAACGGTTCGACGATTACCTGGACCAATAGTTTAGGTCAAACCGGTACAGGGACCAGCATTCCGTTCGGACCGATTCAGAATTTAAGTACCCAGCCGCAGTCGATCACGTACGTTGTGGCCGCTACGGCAGGTTCGTGTACGGACACCAAAACTGTCGAAGTCGTCATCAACCCGGCCCCGGTGTTGCAGGTGGTGCCTTCCACAGCGGTTTATTGTGCCATTGAACAGATCAGTCTGAGCGCCACAGCGACGCCCAACTCCGCTACCATCAGCTGGAGCCGAACACCCACAACGCCAGGGCCTTCGACGGGAAGCGGAACAGGCACGGTGGCCGTGCAGCAAACCTTACCGGCGGGCAACTACGTCTATAGTTTTACGGCAACGGGCGTAAACGGATGTACGAGCGCGGTGCAGAACGTGCCGGTTACGGTGCAGCAGTAAAGGAGACTGCCAAAATTCTGATAACTAAAAAGATTAAAATGCTTGCCAAAGCAATCAATTGCCGCTCGCTTTAGCAGCGGACGCAACTAGTAAGGAGTCAATGAGAACGAAACTGACCATTGCCATGAGTACAATGTATACTATTCAGGCAGACCGCACCGTCGCCCGCCCCGCTGGAGGTCCAAGAACGAACGCACCGGTCCAACCAATTGCCGTCCGGAGTGGTAGTCTATCCGGAAGGCTCCATGAACCGGTGCGTTGGGGCGGCTGGCAATGGCTTTTCGCGTTGGTGGGCTTACTGGGCGGATGGCTAGTACCGCAAGCTGGTCAGGCACAGACCTTCTGTGCCCCCGATGCCACGGCTTATTATTCGTTTGAAAATACCTTTAACGATCAGTCGGCCTACAATGATATCTCGTTTCCAGCTACAACGGAGGATATCACCAGCACGTTTTCCCTGCCAACCTTTTCAACCACGGCTAAGGTGGGGGTGAGGTCAGCCAGTTTCAACGGGGCGCAATACCTGCGGTATGACAATGCCTCGGGCTATATGCACAACGGCGGAAACAGTACGTCCATCATGTTCTGGTTCAAGGCGAATGCGCCGACCTCCGGTATCCAAACCCTGTTTGAGCAAGGCGACCTTACCAATGGCCTCGCGGTTCGCTTAAACGCCGGAACGTTACAGGCCAGGCTTCGGACCCTCAGCGGTACAACCGTCGATTTAGCGGGGCCTGCCATTACCGATAACAACTGGCACCACGTAGCCCTGATCTACCAGATAAATACCACCTCAACCGTCAGGCTTTATCTGGATGGTTCGCAGGTCAGTAGTGGAACCCTGACCCTGCAGCTGGGAACGGTTGTGACACCGGGTGGCATCGGAGCTTCCTTAATTGGTGATGTCTGGGCGGCCTCAACGGTTAACGGCAATTATTTCAATGGATTAATTGATGATTTTGTTTACAGCCTGGGTCCGGATGTTAACAACGTTCCGGGTATCGGACCTTCCGCCTTTACCCAAACCGACATTACCAATTACCTCAACTGCGTGAACGGGTTTGCCACGAATTCGTTCACCTGCGACGGATCGGTGTTCATTGCCCAACAGCCCACTGGCACGACCAACACAGCGCTTAAAAAGTTTGTGTACGCCAACAACTCCTTCACGACGATCGACGGAACGGGCAGTATGTTGTACAATGCGGCTGGGTATAACCGCGTCGACAACAAGATCTATGCGATTTCCATGAATAATGGATCCTTAATCCGGGTCGGTGCCAACGGCGTTATTGAAGACCTGGGCTATGTCACCGGACTACCCGTTTTGGGCTATAATACGGCGGATATTAGTCCCGCCGGAATCATGTACATCGCGAATTCGAGTGACGGGATTGCGTACGCGGTCAATCTGAATACAATCCCGTATACCGCGACAGCCGTGACGATGAGTTCGGCGGTATACGTGGGTGACTGGTCGCTAAACCCGGGCGACAACCTGCTTTACAGCGTCGACCAGTCCGGCCGGATTGAAAAGATCAATCCGACCACCGGTGCGGTTTCGATTGTGTCGCCAACCAATGGTTTCCTACCCGCGGGTGTCTACGGTGCCATCTGGTTCGATCAGTTCAATAACATGTACGCCTATGAAAATTTCACGGGTGCGATTCAACGGTACAATACGGTAACGAATAGCTGGTCGACCGTGGTGAGCAGTGGTGCGGCAATTAGTCAGAACGACGCAGCCGCCTGCCCGCAAACCTATGCGGAACCGCAGATTGCCAAAGTAATTCAAAGCCAGTCCGGTAACAGGGTTACCTTCGATATCACACTCTCCAACAACGGCCCCTCCCCGGCAGCTGATTTGATTGCGCGGGACGTCCTGCCAACCGGTCTGGTTTTCCAAAGTGCTCAGGTCCTCGACGCCAATAGTGCAAGCCTGGCCTCCACGGCCTACACACTTTCAACACCCGCCGTGGGTGCAAACGGTACGGTGCAATTGACCGTCAAAAACCTGAACGTAGGAACAGATAACCGGGTTATTCTCCGTCTGACCGCCCAGGCCACAACGGGTACTTGCTCTCTTACTGTGACGAACCGGGCGGAGATTACCAGCGCGTTCGGACAAACCACCAACAACGGCGCAACGGATTGCAATACCGCGGATAACACCACCAACATCCCGGGCGATGTCGCCAGCAACAACGAAGCCTGCGTGCCGGTCAGCTTTAGTCTGACGCCTGCCGCCCCAACGGCAACGCCCTCCAGCACGTCTCTCTGTAGTGGAGGGGTGTTTACCCTGAATTACACCAATGTACCCTCCGGGCAAACCGTAAGTTGGGTCCGAATGCCCGACAGCCTGACCGGAACCGGCAGTCTGTCACAAGCGCTGAGTGCAACAGGCACCTCGCCCATTAGCTACACCTATACAGCAGTTCATTCCAATATCTACGGCTGTCCCAGTCAGCCGACTGTCACCGTTGTGACGGTCAACCCGGTGCCGATCCTGACCCCTTCGGTTTGTTCCCAAACGATCTGTTCGGGCCAGACCGGGGCCATCACCTTCAACTCTAGTGTGCCGGCCACCATCAACTGGCTGCGGGTGGAAGACAACACCACGGGTACGGGCAACATCAGCCAGTTATTCAACACGGCCGGCACCTACACCTATAAAATCTGGGGTGTCTCGTCGTCGGCTTCCTGTCCCTCGTCGACCACCATCACCTGTACCATTGTTGTCAACAACTGCTGTACACTGGTGGCCAGTGCATCGGCCAGCAACACGGTGGTTTGCGTGGGGCAGACCATCAGCCTGGCCTCGACCGTTACGGGCAATGCCGGGGCGGTGACCTACGCCTGGAGCGGTCCCAACGGTTTCACCAGCAACCTGGCCAACCCCACCATTCCCTCGGCAACCTCAGCCATGAGCGGTATCTATACCCTCACCGTCAGCGATCCCACCGCCAGTACGGCCTGTATCAAAACCGCTACAGTAACGATCACGGTCGGCTCTTTGGTCGCCAGTGCCAGTAGCAACAGCCCCCTCTGTACCGCCGGTACATTGGCCTTATCGGGCAGTGGCTCGGGCGGCAATGGCTCCTACAGCTACGCCTGGAGTGGCCCCAACGGGTTTACCAGCACCTTGCCTAACCCGACGCTGGCCCTCTCAACATCGGCTCAAAGTGGCACCTATACCTTGACCGTAACCGATACGCAAGGCTGTTCGGGTACAGCCACCACGGCAGTCACCGTGGCCACGCAGCCTAGTCTGAGCATTAGCGGCTCGCCCAGCCTGACAATCTGTTCGGGGCAAAGCACCACCCTCTCGGTGACGGGCGATGGAGGGGCGCCCATTACCTGGACCAACAGCCTGGGGCAAAGCGGCACGGGCGCCACCATCAATTTTGCCGGACTGATCAACGTGAGTGGCAGTCCACAAACCGTTACCTACGTCATTTTAGCGAATGCGGGTACCTGTAGCGACAGCAAAACCGTTACCGTGACCATCAACCCGGTTCCGACGATCAAAGTCACGCCATTGCAGGCCGTAGTTTGTGCCACGGAGCAAACAACCGTCACCGCCACGGCCAGTTCGCCCACGGCGACGATCAACTGGAGCCGCAGCCCGGCCACGCCCACGCCGGCCAGCGGTACGGGCACCGGCAGCGTGACGATAACCGAAACCTTACCAGCAGGGGCATATACGTACTCGTTCACGGCCACGCAGGGCGGCTGCACCAGTTCCCCCGCGACCTCGCAGGTAACCGTCAACAATTAACCGTCGCTGACGGATTCGGCAGCTCATTTACAACAGGATCTCTATCAACTTTTATAACTCGAATACAGACAATGAAAACAACGATCAACATCCTACTGGCACTTTTTGTCTTTGTTGCCGGTTCGCTGGTGGCTCGGGCGCAGGTGAAAATCGGGGACAACCCCACTACCATTCACGCCGGTTCCGTGCTCGAACTGGAAAGTACTAACCAGGGCCTTCGGATGCCGAAAATTGCTTTGACCAATACAACCACCTGGGCACCCATGCTGGGTTCAGGAACAGTTCCGGCAGCGCCCGGTATGCACGTGTACAACACTAACCCGAACATTACCTCAACCAATACCTCTTACCCAACACTAGCGGCTAAAATTGGGGAATATTATTGGGATGGAACGGGCTGGGTAGCCATTGGGGGGACTCAAAGCA
It encodes:
- a CDS encoding DUF6923 family protein, translated to MRTKLTIAMSTMYTIQADRTVARPAGGPRTNAPVQPIAVRSGSLSGRLHEPVRWGGWQWLFALVGLLGGWLVPQAGQAQTFCAPDATAYYSFENTFNDQSAYNDISFPATTEDITSTFSLPTFSTTAKVGVRSASFNGAQYLRYDNASGYMHNGGNSTSIMFWFKANAPTSGIQTLFEQGDLTNGLAVRLNAGTLQARLRTLSGTTVDLAGPAITDNNWHHVALIYQINTTSTVRLYLDGSQVSSGTLTLQLGTVVTPGGIGASLIGDVWAASTVNGNYFNGLIDDFVYSLGPDVNNVPGIGPSAFTQTDITNYLNCVNGFATNSFTCDGSVFIAQQPTGTTNTALKKFVYANNSFTTIDGTGSMLYNAAGYNRVDNKIYAISMNNGSLIRVGANGVIEDLGYVTGLPVLGYNTADISPAGIMYIANSSDGIAYAVNLNTIPYTATAVTMSSAVYVGDWSLNPGDNLLYSVDQSGRIEKINPTTGAVSIVSPTNGFLPAGVYGAIWFDQFNNMYAYENFTGAIQRYNTVTNSWSTVVSSGAAISQNDAAACPQTYAEPQIAKVIQSQSGNRVTFDITLSNNGPSPAADLIARDVLPTGLVFQSAQVLDANSASLASTAYTLSTPAVGANGTVQLTVKNLNVGTDNRVILRLTAQATTGTCSLTVTNRAEITSAFGQTTNNGATDCNTADNTTNIPGDVASNNEACVPVSFSLTPAAPTATPSSTSLCSGGVFTLNYTNVPSGQTVSWVRMPDSLTGTGSLSQALSATGTSPISYTYTAVHSNIYGCPSQPTVTVVTVNPVPILTPSVCSQTICSGQTGAITFNSSVPATINWLRVEDNTTGTGNISQLFNTAGTYTYKIWGVSSSASCPSSTTITCTIVVNNCCTLVASASASNTVVCVGQTISLASTVTGNAGAVTYAWSGPNGFTSNLANPTIPSATSAMSGIYTLTVSDPTASTACIKTATVTITVGSLVASASSNSPLCTAGTLALSGSGSGGNGSYSYAWSGPNGFTSTLPNPTLALSTSAQSGTYTLTVTDTQGCSGTATTAVTVATQPSLSISGSPSLTICSGQSTTLSVTGDGGAPITWTNSLGQSGTGATINFAGLINVSGSPQTVTYVILANAGTCSDSKTVTVTINPVPTIKVTPLQAVVCATEQTTVTATASSPTATINWSRSPATPTPASGTGTGSVTITETLPAGAYTYSFTATQGGCTSSPATSQVTVNN
- a CDS encoding Ig-like domain-containing protein — protein: MKLKLYFLIFLVLGAVSGAFAQKGRFSVRFAVKSLDCVTGKVVIRVDVKSSSTDSTFLMGDANYRFDYDSQVIKNPAIVSQENYASVAPASDTRYNPQNLNGSTAGPTLGTVSLNTTYGGSGTGAKLVPTTWTTVSCIQFDIVNTSLVTSNCFGLRWHTDTTFPVTGMNEYIADATNSAGYRLVNVTSSKYFGNIQVCIPDYCAVKANDDVNSTTVGVPVSGNVVTNDVGAPLVVTTAPVIGPKNGSVVLNADGTYTYTPNPGYVGKDSIRYQVCKQQNPTLCDQAWLRITITQPPVTTINLSLKKTVSNTTPAINDVISYSVVVTNSSTNNATGVAVKDTLPAGVVYQSATGDGSYNATTGLWTIGAIAANGKATLVVTVRVSAEGTWFNKAQVSKADQTDLNSTPDNNNPAEDDQSIACFAVPVSFCEGDVYQLSLPAGYGGIQWFKNGVAIPGATASTYNVTALGSYSFTSTTNACPTQGCCPVLFVAGNCCKPNTCIPFVITQTKRGSRVIR